In Streptomyces violaceusniger Tu 4113, one DNA window encodes the following:
- a CDS encoding winged helix-turn-helix transcriptional regulator, with protein sequence MSDQGSHVTFQHGQEFLAAISERWNYQILREVFFGVGRFGEIKRALGISANILTARLNGLTELGLLTKRAYRSDKPWYEYQLTDSARELVVPAIAAITRWAETYATDTDVTHHPLMHTTCGNPTSPYLACSSCHQPVEASTLRPTSTEEGGAGQREGSASAAPGGHGSSSH encoded by the coding sequence GTGTCTGACCAGGGGAGTCACGTCACCTTCCAGCATGGGCAGGAGTTCCTGGCCGCGATCTCCGAGCGCTGGAACTACCAGATCCTGCGGGAGGTGTTCTTCGGTGTTGGCCGCTTCGGCGAGATCAAGCGGGCTCTGGGTATCTCGGCGAACATCCTCACCGCGCGCCTCAACGGCCTGACGGAGTTGGGCCTGCTCACCAAGCGCGCCTACCGCTCCGACAAGCCGTGGTACGAGTACCAGCTCACCGACAGCGCCCGCGAGCTTGTCGTCCCCGCCATCGCGGCCATCACGCGGTGGGCCGAAACCTATGCGACCGATACCGACGTCACGCACCACCCGCTGATGCACACGACGTGCGGCAACCCGACCAGTCCGTACCTCGCGTGCAGCAGCTGCCATCAGCCGGTCGAGGCTTCGACCCTGCGGCCGACGTCCACCGAGGAAGGCGGTGCCGGTCAGCGCGAGGGGTCCGCTTCCGCGGCGCCGGGCGGTCACGGTTCGAGCTCCCACTGA
- a CDS encoding AMP-binding protein — MTPTIARGNGAPGLESFSDLADGTVGGLIAARAEEHPDKPALVFEDSELAYGALDAAVTDVARGLLSVGAAPGSSVGILLPNRPEYLLAWLGAARAGLIEVPINTAYKGSFLDHAIRSTGVRVLVTDAALLELVADLPEIPPTLKTVVLMDGDRPHRIPPAVTVQTWNDLLAVGDPVADLPGVAPKDPVATMLTSGTTGRSKGVVYPHLMQLVAARECAVQMATTADERLYTCLPLFHGAAQINISMHAFYAGATVVLGRRFSASRFWDELRTHRVTQFNALGSVLPMLLAQPPSDRDRDHRATKVFAAPAPPQVLHPFEERFGVHVVEGYGLTEIKNVLYNPLGARKVGSLGLPTESSLLEIHDEFGNRAAPGQAGEIVYRPRLANIMFSGYHRDPEATLATMKDLWWHTGDLGYTDEDGYFYFIDRKKDALRRRGENISSHEVESVLLAYPGIVAAAAVGTPSELGEDEVLAVVQLEPGHEPDHTGLFAHCDRSMPHFMVPRYYRFVDRLPVTPNGKVRKHQLRDRGSADAWDALAAGLKPTRHA; from the coding sequence ATGACGCCCACCATCGCCCGGGGCAATGGCGCCCCGGGCCTGGAGAGCTTCTCCGATCTCGCCGACGGCACGGTCGGCGGCCTCATCGCCGCCCGCGCCGAAGAACATCCGGACAAGCCCGCGCTGGTCTTCGAGGACAGCGAACTGGCCTACGGCGCACTCGACGCGGCGGTCACAGACGTGGCGCGCGGTCTCCTCTCGGTAGGTGCCGCCCCGGGCAGCTCGGTGGGGATCCTCCTGCCCAACCGGCCCGAATACCTGCTCGCCTGGCTCGGAGCGGCCCGTGCCGGCCTCATCGAGGTCCCGATCAACACCGCCTACAAGGGCTCCTTCCTCGACCACGCGATCCGCAGCACCGGTGTGCGCGTGCTGGTCACCGACGCGGCCCTGCTGGAACTCGTCGCCGACCTGCCCGAAATACCACCGACACTCAAGACTGTCGTGCTGATGGACGGCGACCGGCCCCACCGCATCCCGCCTGCGGTGACGGTACAGACCTGGAACGACCTGCTCGCAGTCGGCGATCCGGTGGCGGACCTCCCCGGCGTCGCGCCTAAGGACCCGGTCGCGACCATGCTCACGTCCGGAACGACCGGGCGGAGCAAGGGCGTGGTGTACCCGCACCTGATGCAGCTGGTCGCCGCGCGCGAGTGCGCGGTGCAGATGGCCACGACCGCCGATGAGCGGCTCTACACATGTCTACCGCTGTTCCACGGTGCCGCGCAGATCAACATATCCATGCACGCCTTCTACGCGGGGGCCACCGTGGTCCTCGGGCGCCGGTTCAGCGCCAGCAGGTTCTGGGACGAACTGCGCACCCACCGGGTCACCCAGTTCAACGCTCTCGGCTCTGTTCTGCCGATGCTCCTGGCGCAGCCCCCGTCCGACCGCGATCGCGACCACCGGGCGACGAAGGTGTTCGCCGCACCCGCCCCGCCCCAAGTGCTCCACCCCTTCGAGGAGCGCTTCGGCGTACACGTCGTCGAGGGCTACGGGCTCACCGAGATCAAGAACGTTCTCTACAACCCCCTTGGCGCCCGGAAGGTCGGCTCGCTGGGCCTGCCCACCGAATCGTCCCTCCTGGAGATCCACGACGAGTTCGGGAACCGTGCCGCGCCGGGCCAGGCCGGGGAGATCGTGTACCGGCCCCGCCTTGCGAACATCATGTTCTCCGGCTACCACCGCGATCCCGAAGCGACGCTCGCGACCATGAAGGATCTCTGGTGGCACACCGGCGACCTGGGCTACACCGACGAAGACGGCTACTTCTACTTCATCGACCGCAAGAAGGACGCCCTGCGTCGCCGCGGCGAGAACATCTCCTCCCACGAGGTCGAGTCGGTCCTGCTGGCCTACCCCGGCATCGTGGCCGCTGCCGCCGTCGGCACGCCGTCGGAGCTGGGCGAGGACGAGGTCCTCGCCGTCGTGCAGCTCGAACCCGGCCACGAGCCGGACCACACGGGCCTGTTCGCTCACTGCGACCGGTCGATGCCGCACTTCATGGTCCCCCGCTACTACCGCTTCGTGGACCGGCTTCCCGTCACACCCAACGGCAAGGTGCGCAAACACCAGTTGCGTGACCGGGGGAGCGCCGATGCCTGGGACGCGCTCGCCGCCGGGCTCAAGCCCACCCGCCACGCCTGA
- a CDS encoding alpha/beta fold hydrolase, whose product MTTNWLEGVTEKLIPTSLGLINVRVGGRSDGPAMVCWPSLMMDGTMWQYQYEHFAPTHRVVLIDSPGHGKSDALRKIIDLKDCSDVLVEILDALGIDKCILVGNSWGGMLAGVFPAHYPQRTAAAIGINCTASLPTTVESIWATALSTFLSLHSKMPPLAAKAARAAFAGPTAEATNPEFTEFTEFVLRDDPKSVAWALRSILIGRKDEHRRLNTIGNVPVLIIAGEEDSQFPVHVVRKMADAIEGSTFRVLQHTAHLAARENPEGVNAEIDAFLAALPATV is encoded by the coding sequence ATGACGACGAACTGGCTCGAAGGGGTTACCGAGAAGCTGATCCCCACCTCACTGGGTCTGATCAACGTGCGTGTCGGCGGCCGTTCCGACGGCCCCGCCATGGTGTGCTGGCCGAGCCTGATGATGGACGGCACCATGTGGCAGTACCAGTACGAGCACTTCGCCCCGACCCACCGCGTTGTGCTCATCGACAGCCCCGGACACGGCAAGTCCGACGCGCTGCGCAAGATCATCGATCTCAAGGACTGCTCCGACGTGCTCGTCGAGATCCTCGACGCGCTCGGCATCGACAAGTGCATTCTGGTGGGCAACAGCTGGGGCGGCATGCTCGCCGGGGTCTTCCCGGCCCACTACCCGCAGCGGACCGCGGCGGCGATCGGCATCAACTGCACCGCCTCCCTGCCCACGACCGTCGAGAGCATCTGGGCCACCGCACTGTCCACGTTCCTCTCGCTGCACTCGAAGATGCCGCCGCTGGCTGCCAAGGCCGCCCGCGCCGCCTTCGCCGGCCCCACCGCCGAGGCCACCAACCCCGAGTTCACCGAGTTCACCGAGTTCGTGCTGCGCGACGACCCGAAGTCGGTGGCGTGGGCGCTGCGCAGCATCCTCATAGGCCGCAAGGACGAGCACCGCCGCCTGAACACCATCGGGAACGTGCCTGTCCTGATCATCGCCGGCGAGGAGGACAGCCAGTTCCCTGTGCACGTGGTGCGGAAGATGGCGGACGCCATCGAGGGCAGCACTTTCCGTGTGCTCCAGCACACCGCCCACCTCGCCGCCCGCGAGAACCCCGAGGGTGTCAACGCCGAGATCGACGCCTTCCTTGCCGCTCTGCCCGCCACGGTCTGA
- the tcuA gene encoding FAD-dependent tricarballylate dehydrogenase TcuA — MTETPAPTIVVAGAGLTGLSAAISAREAGARVVLLEKGSREDVGGNAAFSGGLFLFCYDGPDDLTSITEDFEPGMKADRIEAPPYTRQAYAAELSAMSGGQAEPRLVDRLAERSLDTVRWLAAKGVRFTFNRTVGAAVRDGVLHVPPGQILTCTGEGMSRGFEVIRPLLAHAERIGVDIRWSAPLLEVVRSDGQVTGAVVGDGGETVPADAVVVATGGFQASRELRRECLGPQWETVRLRGTRLATGDGIQAALRAGAETAGAWASCHAAAVDPTMPSPQRSEASPPFPLHGFWLGVLINRDGERFVDEGPGPWVKNYSKMGKAIMRQPGCEAFEIFDQRTAARVADEFAGAAEPIVAHSVPELAERIGVPADRLAHTFETFNNACPSGDGATEGRGTTGITPPKSGWASPLDQPPFVAYHAVAGLTFTFGGVRIDPDGRALSADGTPVPGLYAAGEAVGGLFYGDYPGGAALMRAAVFGCAAGATAAQEAKPAPHPA, encoded by the coding sequence GTGACGGAAACCCCTGCGCCCACGATCGTCGTTGCCGGCGCCGGGCTGACCGGGCTCTCGGCGGCGATCTCCGCGCGCGAGGCCGGCGCCCGCGTGGTGCTGCTGGAAAAGGGCAGCCGCGAGGACGTCGGCGGGAACGCCGCCTTTTCCGGCGGGCTGTTCCTGTTCTGCTATGACGGGCCGGACGATCTGACGTCGATCACGGAGGACTTCGAGCCGGGCATGAAAGCCGACCGGATCGAGGCGCCCCCCTACACCCGCCAGGCCTACGCGGCCGAGTTGTCGGCGATGAGCGGCGGCCAAGCCGAGCCGCGGCTGGTCGATCGGCTCGCCGAGCGGTCGTTGGACACGGTCCGCTGGTTGGCCGCGAAGGGCGTCCGCTTCACGTTCAACCGAACCGTGGGGGCCGCGGTCCGCGACGGCGTCCTGCACGTTCCACCCGGCCAGATCCTGACGTGCACCGGCGAGGGAATGTCACGCGGGTTCGAGGTGATCCGGCCCCTGCTGGCGCACGCCGAGCGGATCGGCGTGGATATCCGCTGGTCCGCACCACTATTGGAGGTGGTGCGCAGCGACGGCCAGGTCACCGGTGCCGTGGTCGGCGACGGCGGCGAGACCGTGCCCGCCGACGCGGTGGTGGTCGCCACCGGCGGCTTCCAGGCCAGCCGGGAACTTCGCCGCGAGTGCCTGGGGCCGCAGTGGGAGACGGTGCGCCTGCGCGGTACCCGCCTGGCCACGGGCGACGGGATCCAGGCCGCACTTCGCGCCGGGGCGGAGACTGCCGGGGCCTGGGCGAGCTGCCATGCGGCCGCGGTCGACCCGACCATGCCCTCGCCGCAGCGCAGTGAGGCCTCACCGCCCTTCCCGCTGCACGGCTTCTGGCTCGGCGTACTCATCAACCGCGACGGCGAGCGGTTCGTCGACGAGGGCCCCGGCCCATGGGTCAAGAACTACTCGAAGATGGGCAAGGCCATCATGCGCCAGCCGGGATGCGAGGCCTTCGAGATCTTCGACCAGCGCACCGCGGCCCGGGTGGCCGACGAGTTCGCCGGCGCAGCCGAGCCCATCGTCGCGCACAGTGTCCCGGAGCTCGCCGAGCGGATCGGGGTGCCCGCCGACCGGCTGGCGCACACGTTCGAGACGTTTAACAACGCCTGCCCGTCGGGTGACGGCGCGACCGAAGGTCGCGGCACGACCGGCATCACACCGCCCAAGTCGGGTTGGGCCTCGCCCCTCGACCAGCCACCGTTCGTCGCCTACCACGCCGTCGCGGGGCTCACCTTCACCTTCGGCGGGGTCCGGATCGACCCGGACGGGCGGGCGCTCAGTGCGGACGGGACGCCGGTGCCCGGTCTGTACGCGGCCGGCGAGGCTGTGGGCGGCCTGTTCTACGGCGATTATCCCGGTGGTGCCGCCCTCATGCGCGCCGCGGTGTTCGGCTGCGCGGCCGGAGCCACCGCCGCGCAGGAAGCGAAACCTGCTCCTCACCCGGCCTGA
- a CDS encoding ROK family protein — translation MRAVREAGRRLGEVLAIMVCFHNPELIVIGGAFAALQDDLLAGIRSVVHERARAQATHRIRIETTTLNADLGLLGGGHHAVEHALSPAGLATWL, via the coding sequence CTGCGCGCGGTGCGCGAGGCAGGCAGACGCCTCGGCGAGGTGCTGGCCATCATGGTCTGCTTCCACAACCCCGAACTCATCGTGATCGGTGGAGCCTTCGCCGCCCTCCAGGACGATCTGCTGGCCGGCATCCGCAGCGTCGTCCACGAACGCGCCCGGGCCCAGGCCACCCACCGCATCCGCATCGAGACCACCACCCTCAATGCGGACCTCGGCCTGCTCGGCGGCGGCCACCACGCCGTCGAACACGCCCTCTCCCCGGCAGGGCTCGCGACCTGGCTCTGA
- a CDS encoding flavin reductase family protein gives MLTSDSRCPVLDTARFRAVLGHFPSGITAITSRDVQGRPVGMTVASFTSVSLSPPLVAFLPGKTSSTFPVIAERGTFCVNVLAADQEWICRALSVSGGDKFAEVSWRPGPHSDPVIDGAVAWIGCTIEAVHDAGDHHIVIGRVDDLDADSTASPLLFFQSRYNRLVSA, from the coding sequence ATGCTTACATCAGACTCTCGGTGCCCGGTCCTCGACACCGCGCGTTTTCGGGCCGTCCTCGGGCACTTCCCCAGTGGCATTACCGCCATCACTTCGCGCGATGTGCAGGGCAGGCCGGTGGGCATGACGGTCGCCTCGTTCACCTCGGTCTCCCTCAGCCCTCCGCTGGTGGCGTTCCTGCCCGGCAAGACGTCATCGACATTCCCGGTCATCGCCGAGCGCGGCACCTTCTGCGTGAACGTTCTCGCCGCCGACCAGGAGTGGATCTGCCGTGCGCTGTCGGTGTCGGGAGGCGACAAGTTCGCCGAGGTGTCCTGGCGGCCCGGGCCGCACAGCGACCCGGTCATCGACGGCGCGGTCGCCTGGATCGGCTGCACGATCGAAGCCGTACACGATGCCGGTGACCACCACATCGTCATCGGACGTGTCGACGACCTCGACGCCGACAGCACGGCGTCACCCCTGCTGTTCTTCCAAAGCCGCTACAACCGACTCGTATCCGCCTGA
- a CDS encoding LLM class flavin-dependent oxidoreductase, which produces MIEFFTGLQPLQAGETDPDRMISRIKELDRSKAIDRVLVGYSSTWPHNHATAPFALAASEKFSPIVAHRPGVMAPVAAARYFATLDVLARGRLAVNVVVGGSDKDLRRESDDLPKAGRYRRAVEYLDLVRRAWTETEPFDHHGEYYTAEAVKLQTKPVQGQVPIFMGGESADAVDFGARHADLYMLWGEPFAGTKERIDQVTAAAQSYDRPMRFSLSLRLFIGDTDEDAWAQARAVERQIAEAAGTSTFLRSSSTDTSVGRQRALALTDHELHDDCFWTGLTKLLGGFANSQALVGTEERILDTLGRYRDLGVDTFLVTTGAEAAWDPSLEGFLARAKKELA; this is translated from the coding sequence ATGATCGAATTCTTCACGGGGCTGCAGCCCCTTCAGGCTGGCGAGACCGATCCCGACCGAATGATCTCCAGGATCAAGGAACTGGACCGCTCGAAGGCCATTGACCGGGTCCTCGTCGGATACTCCTCCACCTGGCCGCACAACCACGCCACCGCACCGTTCGCGCTTGCGGCGTCGGAGAAGTTCTCGCCCATCGTCGCGCACCGCCCCGGGGTTATGGCGCCGGTGGCCGCCGCGCGCTACTTCGCCACCCTCGACGTGCTGGCCCGCGGGAGGCTCGCCGTCAACGTGGTCGTCGGCGGCTCCGACAAGGATCTGCGACGTGAGTCGGACGACCTGCCCAAGGCCGGACGGTACCGGCGGGCGGTCGAGTACCTCGACCTCGTGCGCCGCGCCTGGACCGAAACCGAGCCCTTCGACCACCACGGCGAGTACTACACGGCCGAGGCGGTGAAGCTGCAGACCAAGCCGGTGCAGGGCCAGGTGCCGATCTTCATGGGGGGCGAGAGCGCCGACGCCGTCGACTTCGGCGCCCGCCACGCCGACCTGTACATGCTCTGGGGGGAACCGTTCGCCGGCACGAAGGAACGCATCGACCAGGTCACCGCGGCGGCCCAGAGCTATGACCGCCCGATGCGGTTCTCGCTGAGCCTGCGCCTGTTCATCGGTGACACCGACGAAGACGCCTGGGCCCAGGCCCGTGCCGTGGAGCGGCAGATCGCCGAGGCCGCCGGAACGTCGACCTTCCTGCGCTCGTCGTCGACCGACACCTCCGTCGGGCGGCAACGGGCGCTCGCGCTCACCGACCACGAGTTGCACGACGACTGCTTCTGGACCGGGCTGACCAAGCTCCTGGGCGGCTTCGCCAACTCCCAGGCGCTGGTCGGCACGGAGGAGCGCATCCTGGACACCCTCGGCCGGTACCGGGACCTCGGAGTCGACACGTTTCTCGTGACGACTGGCGCGGAAGCGGCGTGGGACCCGTCGTTGGAGGGTTTCCTGGCCCGGGCGAAGAAGGAGCTGGCATGA
- a CDS encoding FAD:protein FMN transferase: MPRTDTVGAPTADGRAGSGGATFAFDAIGARWRIDTGEPLGGGLRRRIEERIERFDATYSRFRSDSLVSRIAAAPDGGRFTFPEDAVRLFGLYDRLFTATDGAVDPLVGRYLELLGYDAGYSLTPAPDDVRAAHHAQGGPRWATDIVRRGRTLITRRPLVIDVGAAGKGHLVDIVSEILRTDGVNRFVVDGSGDLRHAGGTGIRVGLEHPLDPGLVIGVTDLCDRALCASAVTRRAWGEGLHHVVDPRTGVPTRDVIATWVVADRAAVADGLATALFFTDAHRLAEVFRFAYVRMFADGRAEIRGTSMASSSPEAPSV, translated from the coding sequence ATGCCGCGCACTGACACGGTCGGGGCGCCGACGGCCGACGGTCGTGCGGGGAGCGGCGGGGCCACGTTCGCGTTCGACGCCATCGGCGCCCGCTGGCGGATCGACACCGGCGAGCCGCTGGGCGGCGGGCTTCGCCGCCGTATCGAGGAGCGGATCGAGCGATTCGACGCCACGTACTCGCGCTTTCGATCCGACTCGCTGGTGTCCCGGATCGCGGCGGCGCCGGACGGGGGCCGGTTCACCTTCCCCGAGGACGCGGTCCGCCTCTTCGGCCTCTACGACCGTCTCTTCACGGCCACCGACGGGGCCGTGGATCCACTAGTCGGACGGTACCTGGAGCTTCTCGGCTACGACGCCGGGTACTCACTCACGCCGGCACCCGACGATGTGCGGGCCGCGCATCACGCCCAGGGCGGACCGAGGTGGGCGACGGACATCGTACGGCGCGGGCGGACGCTCATCACCCGCCGCCCGCTCGTGATCGACGTCGGCGCGGCCGGTAAGGGCCACCTCGTCGACATCGTCTCGGAGATCCTCCGGACCGACGGGGTGAACCGCTTCGTCGTGGACGGGAGCGGCGACCTGCGGCACGCGGGCGGCACTGGCATCCGAGTCGGGCTGGAGCACCCGCTGGATCCGGGCCTCGTGATCGGCGTCACGGACCTCTGCGACCGGGCCCTGTGCGCGTCGGCGGTCACCCGGCGGGCCTGGGGCGAGGGCCTGCATCACGTGGTGGACCCCAGGACGGGTGTCCCGACTCGCGACGTGATCGCCACATGGGTCGTCGCGGACCGGGCGGCCGTGGCCGACGGACTGGCGACGGCGCTCTTCTTCACCGACGCGCATCGGCTCGCGGAGGTGTTCCGATTCGCCTACGTGCGGATGTTCGCCGACGGCCGCGCCGAGATTCGAGGAACTTCGATGGCGAGCTCTTCGCCTGAGGCGCCGTCCGTCTGA
- a CDS encoding Ldh family oxidoreductase, with product MTTLSLPDARALVAAALTTCGYSATDVETIADHLLDCELRGLSFGGLARALSIAERRRTTERPPQPIRIVAQTPVSATVDGGDQVGYLVGMHALELAVAKAHAQGVAVVGARNTWYTGMFSYYLEKAAAVGLAGMVAGSGPAVVAPHGGTEGRFGTNPIAFGFPATPAPVIWDIGTSTVMYGEAKLKARLGEKLASGHAYDAAGAPTLDPAAALEGAFGVWGGHKGSGLALVVQLLGMMSGAAADPSGVSDCGFFIVLFDPGALTDAGDYRRRVAAFAESVRATRPVQGGSPVRVPFDRSVDCRDETLRRGTIDVPEAVVTALRREAAGV from the coding sequence ATGACGACTCTGTCCCTTCCCGACGCCCGCGCACTCGTCGCGGCCGCGCTGACCACATGCGGTTATTCCGCCACCGACGTCGAGACCATCGCCGACCACCTGCTCGACTGCGAACTACGCGGGCTGTCCTTCGGCGGGCTCGCCCGCGCGCTGTCCATAGCGGAGCGACGACGCACAACCGAGAGGCCGCCGCAGCCGATCCGGATCGTGGCCCAGACGCCGGTGTCCGCCACCGTGGACGGCGGCGACCAGGTGGGCTACCTCGTCGGCATGCACGCACTGGAGCTTGCCGTGGCGAAGGCCCACGCCCAGGGAGTCGCTGTCGTCGGCGCACGTAACACCTGGTACACCGGGATGTTCTCGTACTACCTCGAAAAGGCCGCGGCAGTCGGCCTCGCCGGGATGGTCGCGGGCAGCGGGCCGGCGGTGGTGGCCCCGCACGGCGGCACCGAGGGCCGGTTCGGCACCAACCCGATCGCGTTCGGTTTCCCGGCCACCCCGGCTCCCGTCATCTGGGACATCGGCACCTCCACCGTGATGTACGGGGAGGCGAAGCTGAAGGCGCGGCTCGGGGAGAAGCTGGCTTCCGGCCATGCCTACGACGCGGCCGGAGCCCCGACGCTCGACCCGGCCGCCGCGCTCGAGGGCGCGTTCGGCGTGTGGGGCGGCCACAAGGGCTCGGGGCTCGCTCTGGTCGTCCAGTTGCTCGGCATGATGTCAGGCGCCGCTGCTGATCCGTCCGGTGTTTCGGATTGCGGCTTCTTCATCGTGCTGTTCGATCCCGGTGCGCTCACCGACGCTGGCGACTACCGCCGACGGGTCGCGGCCTTCGCCGAATCGGTCCGCGCCACTCGTCCCGTCCAGGGCGGCAGCCCGGTCCGGGTGCCGTTCGACCGCTCGGTGGACTGCCGGGACGAGACGCTCCGGCGCGGCACCATCGACGTGCCCGAAGCGGTGGTCACGGCCTTGCGCCGGGAGGCCGCAGGTGTCTGA
- a CDS encoding SpoIIE family protein phosphatase produces MCQTYVDITDGLIEAPGQDIDIGLDRLARTVAAPDRPLEQLGDAVVASPGSDRRRDDAALLLARPRALEADRVALWELPTDPALVSQARALTERQAPRREGAMRALPGACQA; encoded by the coding sequence ATGTGCCAGACGTACGTCGACATCACCGACGGCCTCATCGAGGCCCCGGGGCAGGACATCGACATCGGGCTCGACCGGCTGGCCCGTACCGTAGCCGCCCCCGACCGGCCGCTGGAGCAGCTTGGCGATGCCGTGGTGGCCTCCCCGGGGTCGGACCGCCGCCGGGACGACGCGGCTCTGCTCCTTGCCCGCCCCCGGGCTCTGGAAGCGGACCGGGTCGCCCTGTGGGAACTGCCCACCGACCCGGCACTGGTCTCCCAGGCCCGCGCCCTCACCGAACGCCAGGCCCCGCGTCGTGAGGGCGCGATGCGGGCTTTGCCGGGCGCGTGTCAGGCATAG
- a CDS encoding pyruvate carboxyltransferase, translating to MSLPDAVRIREIAPRLTFQDHAVPTDVKIELVRRLIDAGVRAFELSSFVRPDLVPGLADAAEVFARVPRVPGLSLGCCVANLRGLARAVDAGADTAHFLLSADEEFARANIGRSTQDSMRELERMAAYAADRNIVLGTYVIFAWGGPTGPPRTGADLEPLARGLLDIGVDRWILADSSGYAAPPQMCELVTAALAHVPPGNLTVQVHDDRGMGLAALLPLLELGIHDIDTSLAGSGGHPAMPGIQGGGLCTEDAVQLLERSGVDTGIDLPRLIETANWLTGEVGVPGEGFVRHTGPILSTAQPGTPLSFTW from the coding sequence ATGTCCCTACCCGACGCCGTACGCATCCGGGAGATCGCCCCCCGGTTGACCTTCCAGGACCATGCGGTCCCGACCGATGTCAAGATCGAACTCGTGCGGCGGCTCATCGACGCCGGTGTCCGCGCGTTCGAACTGTCCTCCTTCGTCAGGCCCGATCTCGTACCAGGCCTCGCCGATGCCGCGGAGGTGTTCGCCCGCGTGCCGCGAGTGCCCGGACTCAGCCTCGGCTGCTGCGTCGCCAATCTGCGCGGGCTCGCCCGCGCGGTCGACGCGGGGGCCGACACGGCGCACTTCCTGCTGTCCGCCGACGAGGAGTTCGCCCGCGCCAACATCGGACGGTCCACGCAGGACTCGATGCGCGAACTGGAGCGCATGGCCGCCTACGCGGCGGACCGGAACATCGTGCTCGGCACCTACGTCATCTTCGCCTGGGGTGGGCCGACCGGTCCCCCGCGGACCGGCGCGGATCTCGAACCGCTGGCCCGAGGGCTCCTCGACATCGGGGTGGACCGCTGGATTCTCGCGGATTCCTCCGGCTACGCGGCGCCGCCCCAGATGTGCGAACTAGTCACCGCCGCGCTCGCGCACGTGCCGCCGGGGAACCTGACGGTGCAGGTCCACGACGACCGCGGCATGGGCCTCGCCGCCCTGCTCCCACTTCTCGAACTCGGCATCCACGACATCGACACCTCCCTTGCCGGCAGCGGCGGCCACCCGGCGATGCCCGGCATCCAGGGGGGCGGTCTGTGCACCGAGGACGCCGTGCAACTGCTCGAACGGTCCGGGGTCGACACCGGTATCGACCTGCCCCGCCTGATCGAGACGGCGAACTGGCTCACCGGCGAGGTCGGCGTGCCCGGCGAGGGATTCGTCCGGCACACCGGCCCCATACTGAGCACCGCCCAGCCCGGCACACCCCTCTCCTTCACCTGGTGA
- a CDS encoding MarR family winged helix-turn-helix transcriptional regulator — translation MTRALPYINPFDDGRSSNEATAGMDEASSMIDAVFRFERAVTRIGNTRLRPWKMTLSSYTALRILANQPHLSLAQLSRRCYARPQTMTRMVTQLVNRGFVARDAHPESERALSLQVTEAGLAALDEMSDEVLKISETLNATLGQEDIIATDGRLRQAALVVENELRDMGRPEE, via the coding sequence GTGACACGCGCTCTGCCCTACATCAATCCGTTCGACGACGGTCGCTCGTCGAACGAGGCCACCGCCGGCATGGACGAGGCTTCCTCGATGATCGATGCCGTTTTCCGGTTCGAGCGGGCGGTCACCAGGATCGGGAACACGCGACTGCGTCCGTGGAAGATGACGCTGTCCAGCTATACTGCCCTGCGCATCCTGGCCAATCAGCCTCATCTCAGCCTCGCCCAGCTCTCACGCCGCTGCTACGCGCGGCCGCAGACCATGACGCGGATGGTCACGCAACTGGTGAACCGCGGCTTCGTGGCCCGCGACGCACATCCCGAGAGTGAACGGGCGCTCTCGCTCCAGGTCACCGAGGCGGGCCTGGCCGCCTTGGACGAAATGAGCGACGAGGTCCTCAAGATCAGCGAAACACTGAACGCCACGCTGGGACAGGAGGACATCATCGCCACTGATGGCCGCCTGCGGCAGGCCGCGCTCGTGGTGGAGAACGAACTCCGGGACATGGGCCGCCCCGAGGAGTAG
- a CDS encoding DUF6247 family protein yields the protein MSETAADGHRPLIPQPKTTAEDLRAALVQIAPNQVAAFDAERTAAVEAARSQVDAAPMRRFLRRWALTVAIERVPARAVRLSELEATAGQVEELAEGRAIAAEVAAIHTEAAAEACIDGRSAG from the coding sequence ATGAGCGAAACAGCGGCGGACGGGCACAGGCCCCTGATCCCGCAACCCAAGACCACGGCGGAGGACCTGCGCGCGGCTCTGGTGCAGATTGCGCCGAACCAGGTGGCCGCGTTCGACGCCGAGCGGACGGCTGCGGTCGAGGCGGCCCGCAGTCAGGTCGACGCGGCGCCCATGCGCCGGTTCCTACGGCGGTGGGCGCTCACAGTGGCAATCGAGCGTGTGCCTGCCCGCGCCGTGCGCCTGAGCGAGCTGGAGGCCACCGCAGGGCAGGTGGAGGAGCTGGCCGAGGGGCGTGCCATCGCCGCCGAGGTTGCAGCCATCCATACGGAGGCGGCGGCTGAAGCCTGCATCGACGGGCGGAGCGCCGGGTGA